CAAAGGATGTAATATTCCAGCTTTCATAACACTTACAGAGCTATCTCCTGCAGATTTTAAAAATGCCTGATTAAGTATCTTATCAAAATTACCCATTTTTAATTACAAAAAAGAAAAATTTTTGCTAACTTATTATTTATTTTTCGAAACGACTCTCCTTTATTTTAAGCAACTATACTATACCTTACCAATAAATTAATATAATAAAATTTTTTTGACTTTCTACTGCTGCACTCTTTTCTATGTGACCCTGTCCGGCAAGGAAAAAGGCAGCACTATGATCTGCATAACTATATTTTCAGAAAAATATCCTTTATATCAGCAGTACAGATTCAAAAAACAAGTTATAGCATCTATCTTTCATTTTAAGCAGCTAAATAAAATAGTACATCTGTTTTCCGCAACTATCTAACAGGCCACCTCACTGCAGAATCATAAAATTACCTAGTTATAACAGTCATCGTATCCCAACTAAGAATACAGATAGTACCAATAAATAATTATTTTATTGGACAATAAGAAGCCTTGCTGCATGCAGCAGTAACTACTTTTTTTCGCATACACAAAATTACTTTGCAGAGCTAATGCTACTGCTTTGTGCGGACTCAATTCAATTACATATCTGTTTCAATGTTCCTATGCTTCATCATAACTCTAATTTCATGCCATTCATTACAAATGATTTTCTTCATCAAAAAAATATTTTGCAATATGATTCAGTTCCTTGCAATCCTCATTATCTATTGAATTCATAATGTATTTCATATCATCTTCATCCAGCAACTCAATAAATTACTCTACATTACAAAGCAAATTTTCAAATTATTCGGCAATATTACAAATGCAGCAATTTTTTCCTCAAATGCTTTTTCTTTCTTCAATTCTTGCAGCCGTTTTGTCTCGAAATATGTCATGGTTCCAACCCTCCTTTACCTGCTCTTATCATACCAAAATAGGACGACAAAAGCTGTCGTCCTATTTTAATATGCCACTTATGAAGTTTTCACAATTATAGCTGTTCCTCGCTTAATATGCGTTCTACAGCCTGGGGCTTATGCTCCATCATATGGGTATGGCCAGGCCGTATATCTGCCTTCAACACTACTTCCGTCCTCAGTCCTTGTTCAGCCAGGTAAAATGTCGCTTTCTTAACAACAGCCATGACATCATCCCATTCTCCTTCAATTTCCGTAAACATCGAATTAGTCCGGCTGGTAAGTCCTGATTCCCGGATAATTTTTACAACCTGGGCAACATAGGGCGAATAGGAATCTCCCGTGCCGCAGGGAGCTATACAAACGGCAATTAACGTATTCATGCGCTGCGCCTCCTTTTCATTGTGATTCTATTATAAATCTCCAGCCTGCAAATCTCAATATATATGCCAAAAGCGCTGCTGAAAAATCTCAGCAGCGCCTTGCGCATTAATCGGATAAGCTGTCTACATTATGAATATCTATGGAATATACAGTATCATTATCTTCAGCAAAGGTAACCGTTCCCTTTATTCGTTTTCCTGTTAAGAGCAGGGGAATCCACGTTTTATCGCCTTTCCACATCTGCTCATACGGCAGCGATTCTGCAGAAAACCATTTCGGCTCCATTTCTTCCGTCTCCGTAATAATTCCTTCGTACGAGCGGACGAAATACACGTAGCCCAAATGATTCAGCTCCGGAGCAGCAAGAAAGCGGAAATCCAGCAGGCCGACGAGTTCCAGATCCTCACCCTTCGCCTGAAGGCCTGTTTCTTCCCATAGCTCCCGAACAGCACATTGGCGAAAAGTCTCGCCCTTTTCCAATTTCCCGCCGAAGCCATTCCATTTTGAAACGCCAAAACCGCGTTTTTTCCGGCCCAGCAGAATACGGCCTGCTGCATCAACTGGAAAGCATAATGTCGTATCTCTCATCGTTTTTTATGGAAATAAGCGTGTTCTTTATCCAATTCCTGCAGAATGGTATGGATAGTCCAGGAAATATTATTAGGCGTTACCATTGCTTTTAACGGTACGTTTTTCAACCGGCCGCGGCGGATTCCATCTAGCAGCAAATTGACTGCTTTATTGTCAAAGCCGCAAAGAATAAGCGCTTCTTTTGTCACAGGAGCTAATGAATCATCTTCTTCAACTGCCTCATGGACATTTGTCTCGCTTGTTTCTGCCTTGTCGGCAGCAATTTCAGCGATTTCTTCATCGCTCAGTCCCAATAATGCGCCGACTGTTTCTGTCTTTTCTTCTTCTGCTACGACTTTTATCTGAGATTTCGTCAGCAAGCCCAGAAGCTTCAGAAGATCAATTCGTTCCGGTGTAAAATTTACAGCTAACATCATTCGATATGCCATAGTGCATCTCCTTGTAAAAAAACCGCTGCGGCACTGTGCCACAGCGGTCTCGCAAGCTATTAAACTAATTCGATGATTACCATCGGAGCAGCATCGCCCTGACGAACGCCAGTTTTGATAATACGTGTATAACCGCCCTGGCGGTCTTTGTATTTCGGCGCAATTTCATCAAACATTTTCTTAACTACGCTTTCATCTCTTACGTAAGCCAATACCTGACGGCGAGCGTGCAAGTCGCCGCGTTTAGCCAAGGTAAGCATTTTTTCTGCTACTTTGCGGAGTTCTTTTGCCTTTGCTTCCGTCGTTTCGATGCGTTCATGCTGGAATAAAGAGGTAACAATGCTGCGCAGTAATGCTTTACGTGCAGAGCTGTCACGTCCCAACTTTCTATAAGCCATCGTTCATCCTCCTCGAATTATTCTTCGTTGGATTTCAAATCAAATCCATAATCTTTCAGTTTTTCAATAATTTCATCTACAGACTTTTTGCCCAAGTTGCGAATCTTAGACAAGTCATCTTCCGTCCGTTCAACCAAATCGCCTAACGTGTAGATATTAGCCCGTTTCAAGCAGTTCGACGCGCGAACGGACAAATCCAATACGTCAATTTTAACTTGGCTGAGCTCTGGTCCGTTATCTTCTTCCGGTTCTTCGCCGTCGGGAGTCGTAAAGGGAGCGGCTGCTTCATTAGCCTTCGGATCAGAAGCGATCTTTTGGAAGTAATCCAAATAGCTGACCATGATAGACGCAGCTTTAGCCACGGCGTTTTCAGCAGCGATGCTGCCGTTGGTCGTCACTTCAAGCGTCAACGAATCGTAGTCCATTTCGTTGCCGACCCGGATATTGTTAACCTGGTAGTTCGTCTTTACAATCGGAGAGAAGATCGAATCGATGGGAATTACGCCGATCATATCCGTATCTTTCTTATTTCTTGTAGACGGAACATAGCCCTTGCCCCGTTCGATATGGCACTGCATATAAATGTGCGCATCCGAGTCGAGGGTTGCAATATGAAGATCCGGGTTTAAAACTTCAATGTCTGTGCTTACGTTCAAATCTTCTGCAGTAAATTCGCATTCACCAGTGATATCAACCGTGATATCCAATTCATCGACTTCGTCGCGAGTGAATTTCAGACTAAGCTGTTTTAAGTTCAGGATAATTTCCGAAACGTCTTCCCGAACGCCAGGTATCGTCGAAAATTCATGCAATACTCCATCGATCTTAATGGAGGTAATTGCTACGCCGTCCAGCGAAGACAAGAGGACGCGCCGTAAGCTATTGCCCAACGTGATTCCGTACCCTCTGTCGAGAGGTTCGCATACGAATTTTCCATAAGTGCCGTCGTCGCTTCTATCAACGGTCTTAACTTTAAATTTGTTATCATCGATCATCAGGAAAATCCTCCCATTCCAGAATCAAAACAACTTGGTTGAATATCTCTTATACACGTCTGCGTTTCGGCGGACGGCAGCCATTATGCGGGATAGGAGTTACGTCTTTAATGGAATTTACTTCCAGGCCTGCTGCCTGCAATGCGCGGATAGCGGCTTCACGACCGGAGCCAGGACCTTTTACATATACTTCAACCTGACGAAGGCCGTATTCCATAGCGGCTTTAGCAGCCTGTTCAGCAGCCATCTGAGCGGCGAACGGAGTGCTCTTACGGGAACCGCGGAAGCCGAGGCCGCCGGCGCTTGCCCAAGACAAAGCGTTGCCCTTCGTATCGCTGATAGTAACAATCGTATTATTAAAGGTAGAACGAATATGTGCTGCACCCGATTCTACATGTTTCTTTTCTTTTCTCTTATTGCTTCTTGCGTTATTCTTAGCCAAAATCGTTTCCCTCCTTACTTAGAAAATCTTATTTCTTCTTACCTGCTACTGCTTTTCTCGGACCTTTACGCGTACGTGCGTTTGTCTTCGTGCGCTGACCGCGAACGGGAAGACCTGCGCGATGACGTTTGCCCCGGTAAGAGTTAACTTCAATCAGACGTTTAATGTTGAGCGCTGTATCACGGCGAAGGTCGCCTTCTACTTTATAATCAGAACCGATTACTTCACGGATTTTCTGAACTTCATCTTCCGTCAAGTCGCGAACGCGCGTGTCCGGATTAACGCCTGTTTTTTTCAAGATTTCCTGGGACGAAGAAAGACCGATCCCCAAAATATAAGTTAAACCAATTTCAACTCGTTTGTCACGTGGTAAATCCACACCGGCTATACGTGCCATCTAATCATCCACCTCCTGTCGATTAACCCTGTTTCTGTTTATGTTTCGGATTTTCGCAAATGACCATAACGCGGCCTTTGCGTTTAATGATTTTGCATTTTTCGCAAATTTTCTTTACTGACGGTTTTACCTTCATAGTTAACCTCCTGCGTAAACAATCTTACTTGAAGCGATACGTAATACGACCGCGATTCAGATCATACGGTGTCAATTCCATCGTAACTCTGTCGCCGGGAAGAATACGAATAAAATTCATACGCATTTTTCCGGAAACGTGAGCCAGTACGATGTGTTCGTTTTCCAACTTAACTTTAAACATAGCGTTTGGCAGTGCTTCTACGACGACGCCTTCTACTTCAATGACATCTTCCTTAGACATGTGTACCCTCCCTGGTCAATTCCATCTTGGCCCGGTTCAAAACGGACCGTATCCATTCATTGCTGATTCTCAGGGGACCAGCGTTTCCTCTGGATACGCTCGTTCCCACTATCTGGAGATGCCGGCAATTTTTTTTCTTCGGCTTATCCAATTTGTACTTTCGACCGTCAGCAATCCATACATAGGGATAATCCAACTTGCCGACAACGACATACAGGCCCTCTTTATCTCTGCCCGCACAGCTTTTAACGACTGTGCAGACAGGTATCTCTATCCGCTCCATCATTCCGGTAAGGTCAGGATTTCCGGACCGTTTTCAGTAATAGCTACTGTATGTTCAAAATGGGCTGCCGGCTTCTTATCACAGGTAACGACAGTCCAACCGTTTTTCAACTGCCGGACCTTTTCCGTACCCATGTTGATCATCGGCTCAATGGCCAGAACCATACCCGGTTCCAGGAGTTCTCCGTGACCGGCAACGCCATAATTCGGCACTTCCGGTTCTTCATGCATGTCGGTACCGATGCCGTGTCCTACATAATCGCGGACAACGCCGTAACCGAATGATTCGGCATAGGATTGAACGGCATGCCCGATGTCGCCCAGGTGGTTGCCAGCTACTGCCTGCTCAATGCCTTTATAGAGACATTCTTCCGTCACTTTAAGCAACTGAAGAACGGCCGGGTCAACGTGACCGATAGGAATCGTCACCGTCGAGTCTCCATGATAGCCATTTTTGTTTACAACTAAGTCAACACTGATTATATCTCCATCTTTTAGCTTGCGCCGGCCCGGAATACCGTGAACGACTTCTTCGTTTACGCTAGCGCAGATAGTCGCCGGATATCCGTAATAGCCTTTACAGCTCGGAAAGGCGCCGCAGCTGCGGATGTATTCTTCGCAACGCTGATCCAGCTCGCCTGTCGTGACGCCCGGCTTCGCCAGCTTTTTCATCAGCTGCAATGCGTTGGCAGTAATGCGACCAGCTTCGCGAATATACTCTATTTCCCGTTTAGACTTTAAAATAATCATAATTATTTACTCTTTTCAAGGCTCTTTACGATATCATCAAAGACTGCATCCATCCCCTGCTTGCCGTCGACTTCGATGTACAAGTTGGAATTTTTGTAGTAATCAATAAGCGGTTTGGTCTGAGCAGCATATACGCTGAGACGTTTTTCAACGGTTTCGACCTTATCGTCGTCGCGCTGATACAATTCTCCGCCGCATTTATCGCAAACGCCTTCTACCTTAGACGGTTTAAAAGAAATATGATATGTCGC
This region of Megasphaera stantonii genomic DNA includes:
- a CDS encoding MTH1187 family thiamine-binding protein; this translates as MNTLIAVCIAPCGTGDSYSPYVAQVVKIIRESGLTSRTNSMFTEIEGEWDDVMAVVKKATFYLAEQGLRTEVVLKADIRPGHTHMMEHKPQAVERILSEEQL
- a CDS encoding 8-oxo-dGTP diphosphatase, producing the protein MRDTTLCFPVDAAGRILLGRKKRGFGVSKWNGFGGKLEKGETFRQCAVRELWEETGLQAKGEDLELVGLLDFRFLAAPELNHLGYVYFVRSYEGIITETEEMEPKWFSAESLPYEQMWKGDKTWIPLLLTGKRIKGTVTFAEDNDTVYSIDIHNVDSLSD
- a CDS encoding DUF3783 domain-containing protein translates to MAYRMMLAVNFTPERIDLLKLLGLLTKSQIKVVAEEEKTETVGALLGLSDEEIAEIAADKAETSETNVHEAVEEDDSLAPVTKEALILCGFDNKAVNLLLDGIRRGRLKNVPLKAMVTPNNISWTIHTILQELDKEHAYFHKKR
- the rplQ gene encoding 50S ribosomal protein L17: MAYRKLGRDSSARKALLRSIVTSLFQHERIETTEAKAKELRKVAEKMLTLAKRGDLHARRQVLAYVRDESVVKKMFDEIAPKYKDRQGGYTRIIKTGVRQGDAAPMVIIELV
- a CDS encoding DNA-directed RNA polymerase subunit alpha, which codes for MIDDNKFKVKTVDRSDDGTYGKFVCEPLDRGYGITLGNSLRRVLLSSLDGVAITSIKIDGVLHEFSTIPGVREDVSEIILNLKQLSLKFTRDEVDELDITVDITGECEFTAEDLNVSTDIEVLNPDLHIATLDSDAHIYMQCHIERGKGYVPSTRNKKDTDMIGVIPIDSIFSPIVKTNYQVNNIRVGNEMDYDSLTLEVTTNGSIAAENAVAKAASIMVSYLDYFQKIASDPKANEAAAPFTTPDGEEPEEDNGPELSQVKIDVLDLSVRASNCLKRANIYTLGDLVERTEDDLSKIRNLGKKSVDEIIEKLKDYGFDLKSNEE
- the rpsK gene encoding 30S ribosomal protein S11; the encoded protein is MAKNNARSNKRKEKKHVESGAAHIRSTFNNTIVTISDTKGNALSWASAGGLGFRGSRKSTPFAAQMAAEQAAKAAMEYGLRQVEVYVKGPGSGREAAIRALQAAGLEVNSIKDVTPIPHNGCRPPKRRRV
- the rpsM gene encoding 30S ribosomal protein S13, which produces MARIAGVDLPRDKRVEIGLTYILGIGLSSSQEILKKTGVNPDTRVRDLTEDEVQKIREVIGSDYKVEGDLRRDTALNIKRLIEVNSYRGKRHRAGLPVRGQRTKTNARTRKGPRKAVAGKKK
- the rpmJ gene encoding 50S ribosomal protein L36, producing MKVKPSVKKICEKCKIIKRKGRVMVICENPKHKQKQG
- the infA gene encoding translation initiation factor IF-1 is translated as MSKEDVIEVEGVVVEALPNAMFKVKLENEHIVLAHVSGKMRMNFIRILPGDRVTMELTPYDLNRGRITYRFK
- the map gene encoding type I methionyl aminopeptidase; the protein is MIILKSKREIEYIREAGRITANALQLMKKLAKPGVTTGELDQRCEEYIRSCGAFPSCKGYYGYPATICASVNEEVVHGIPGRRKLKDGDIISVDLVVNKNGYHGDSTVTIPIGHVDPAVLQLLKVTEECLYKGIEQAVAGNHLGDIGHAVQSYAESFGYGVVRDYVGHGIGTDMHEEPEVPNYGVAGHGELLEPGMVLAIEPMINMGTEKVRQLKNGWTVVTCDKKPAAHFEHTVAITENGPEILTLPE